A portion of the Bacillus sp. es.034 genome contains these proteins:
- a CDS encoding glycoside hydrolase family 66 protein, translating into MWVATPDAYQGSPLEIDFKQKGDSITFTVPSLKYWDLVVIDYK; encoded by the coding sequence ATCTGGGTGGCAACACCTGATGCCTATCAAGGTTCCCCTCTGGAGATTGACTTCAAGCAAAAAGGGGACTCGATTACGTTCACCGTCCCATCCCTCAAGTATTGGGATCTGGTCGTGATCGACTATAAATAG
- a CDS encoding sugar ABC transporter permease has protein sequence MDPNLNNNHSDIILSEKKPFSQRFKKGARQWLAVSPFLLIGLAGATIFVIYPLIKGIVMSFQDYNIIPGAESPFVGLENYKKAFSDPAFAYAVRNTFLNTVVTVPINWFLGLFFAVLINIQFVKYKITFRTLYYLPIITSWIVVAFLFRYLFADGDNGLINFVLVHLGIVDKPISWLQNQWTAMIVIWLFHIWKTVGWTVVIYLAALQGIPKNLYEAAAIDGASGIKAFKFVTIPMLRPITAFVIINLIMGAFNFFPQVYFITNGGPMGQTEVLQSMIYKQAFSNFNFGYSSALGVMMGLTIFLITFTQQKKLSNQKFM, from the coding sequence AGGTTCAAAAAAGGGGCAAGGCAATGGCTGGCAGTATCCCCTTTTCTTCTAATCGGGCTTGCCGGGGCCACTATATTTGTCATTTATCCCCTCATTAAGGGGATTGTGATGAGCTTCCAGGATTATAACATCATCCCCGGTGCGGAAAGTCCTTTTGTCGGTTTAGAGAATTATAAAAAGGCTTTTTCGGACCCGGCTTTTGCGTACGCCGTCAGGAATACATTTCTCAATACAGTCGTGACGGTACCGATCAACTGGTTTTTAGGACTGTTTTTTGCTGTGTTGATCAATATTCAATTTGTTAAGTACAAGATTACGTTCAGGACGTTGTATTATCTTCCGATTATTACGTCTTGGATTGTCGTTGCATTCCTTTTTCGTTATCTGTTTGCAGATGGTGATAATGGGTTGATCAACTTTGTCCTCGTCCATCTGGGGATCGTGGATAAGCCGATCAGCTGGCTACAGAACCAGTGGACGGCGATGATCGTCATCTGGCTGTTCCACATTTGGAAAACGGTGGGGTGGACAGTGGTCATCTATTTAGCGGCCCTTCAGGGGATTCCGAAGAATCTTTATGAAGCGGCAGCAATCGACGGGGCAAGCGGAATAAAGGCTTTCAAGTTTGTCACGATACCGATGCTGCGTCCGATTACGGCATTTGTCATCATTAATTTAATCATGGGTGCCTTTAACTTCTTCCCACAGGTGTATTTCATCACGAACGGCGGACCGATGGGGCAGACAGAAGTGCTCCAGAGCATGATTTACAAACAGGCATTCAGTAACTTTAACTTCGGGTATTCTTCAGCGCTGGGTGTGATGATGGGCCTGACGATCTTCCTGATTACATTCACGCAGCAGAAGAAATTGAGCAATCAGAAATTCATGTAG
- a CDS encoding carbohydrate ABC transporter permease, which yields MNGNFFSKLIVYLFLILGVIVFITPFIYMVMTTFINGAYSLPKPQEVFTAVPNFENYEIVWNKNNFFRYFLNSLLVAGVATVGSVFLGALTAYAFVRFTFPGKELLFRIFLFTMMIPLVLAIVPQFTVIKNLGLVNTYWGLWLLYIGGGVVGSTFFLRGFFETVPKELEESILMDGGGNWTIFRRIYLPLSKPALGTMAIFSFSGTWMNISLR from the coding sequence ATGAATGGGAACTTTTTTAGTAAATTGATTGTTTATTTGTTTCTCATATTAGGGGTCATCGTCTTTATTACACCTTTTATCTATATGGTGATGACGACATTCATTAACGGGGCTTACTCACTTCCAAAGCCGCAGGAAGTGTTCACGGCAGTCCCCAATTTTGAAAACTATGAAATTGTCTGGAACAAGAATAACTTCTTTCGTTATTTCTTAAACAGCTTGCTGGTAGCAGGTGTCGCCACGGTGGGAAGTGTTTTCCTTGGAGCGTTGACGGCTTATGCCTTTGTCCGGTTTACGTTTCCAGGTAAGGAACTGTTATTCAGGATCTTTTTATTCACGATGATGATTCCACTTGTGCTTGCCATCGTTCCTCAATTTACCGTCATTAAGAACCTTGGACTTGTGAACACTTACTGGGGCTTGTGGTTACTTTATATTGGCGGTGGTGTGGTCGGTTCTACTTTCTTCCTGAGAGGGTTCTTTGAGACCGTACCGAAGGAATTGGAAGAATCCATTTTGATGGATGGAGGAGGGAACTGGACCATTTTCAGAAGGATCTATCTGCCTCTTTCGAAGCCTGCCCTCGGTACAATGGCCATTTTCTCATTCTCGGGGACATGGATGAATATTTCGTTGCGTTGA
- a CDS encoding cache domain-containing protein, which produces MRIIYVLKEDGMSWGSGTFSPYKLSKVNIDGMDWAKEAVRRDGELVWGGLQYDRFSGAGENTDLILPITRVLKDFDTMENIAYIQVSLDGKAILDKINQIKLGKTGHFFVVNEQAEVVIDNDLENLNNPVQNKQMREYILSDKREIRIRRG; this is translated from the coding sequence GTGAGGATCATTTATGTATTGAAGGAAGACGGGATGAGCTGGGGAAGCGGGACCTTTTCCCCTTATAAGCTCTCAAAGGTGAATATTGATGGAATGGATTGGGCCAAGGAAGCGGTTCGAAGAGATGGAGAGCTGGTGTGGGGTGGACTTCAATACGACCGGTTCAGTGGAGCCGGTGAAAACACCGATCTTATTCTGCCCATCACCAGGGTGTTGAAAGACTTTGATACGATGGAGAACATCGCCTATATCCAGGTCAGCCTGGACGGAAAAGCGATATTGGATAAAATCAACCAAATCAAGCTTGGGAAGACCGGCCACTTCTTTGTTGTGAATGAGCAAGCGGAAGTGGTGATCGATAACGATTTAGAGAATCTGAATAATCCCGTTCAGAATAAGCAAATGCGGGAGTATATCCTTTCTGATAAACGGGAAATTCGAATACGAAGAGGATGA